GCCTCTGGTCGGGAGCCGTGTGGAGCGAGGAGAGTGTCGGCACCAACGGTATCGGCACGGCCCTCGTCGACGAGCGTTCGGTTGTGGTCTATCGCGACCAGCATTTCTTCACCTCAAATACCGAACTCTGCTGCACCACCGCGCCCATTCGCGACCATACCGGCCGGGTGACGGGCGCGCTTGATATTTCCACCTGCCGCGACGACATCAACGAGATGACCTTCTCGTTCGTGACCCAGGCGGTGAAGGATGCGGCGCAACGCATCGAAGGCAATCTCTTCCGCCGTGCTTTTCCGGGTGCGCGCATCGTGGTCGTGCCGAGCGGCTTCGGAACGGCGCTTTCGCTGCTTGCCGTGGATCAGGACGATCTCGTGCTCGGCGCAACCCGCGCCGCACGCCTTGCGCTGAAGCTCGATGATATCAGGATCGCACAGGGTGTGCCGGCTGCGGATATTCTGCAGGAACAGCGCCATGACAGCGGTTCCGACCTTGCGGAAGCGGAACGCTCGGCGCTTCGCCGCGTGTTGTCGCGCACCAACGGCAATGTCACGCAGGCTGCCTCGCTGCTCGGCATCAGCCGCGCGACACTTCACCGCAAAATGAAGAAGTTCGACGTCCACTGAGTTTTGCAGACCCCGTTCTCTGGCCGAATGTGCCAGAGAACGGCGGCTCTGTCGCAGATGTGAGACAATGTGCGCTGCGGAACCGCGCCGCCCCTCTACCGAACCGTATCATCTAGGCTCACCTTCCTCCCATGCGGTCCGCTCAGGATCGTTTTCATCAGGGAGGATGAAATCATGAATATTCAGGTTCAGCAGAAAGCGGGCGAAGCGCCCTTCAAGCTGAAATACGGCAATTACATCGGCGGCAAATGGGTGGAGCCGAAATCCGGCCGCTACATGGATAACCTATCGCCGGTGACCGGCCACAAGATTTGCGAAGTGCCGCGTTCGGATGCCGCCGACATCGAGTTCGCGCTGGACGCGGCCCATAAGGCCCGCGACAAATGGGGCAAGACCAGCATAACCGAGCGTTCCAACATCCTGCTCAAGATCGCCCAGCGGATCGAAGACAATCTAGACCTCATCGCCCGGGCTGAAACCTGGGATAATGGCAAGCCGCTGCGTGAAACCACCAATGCGGATATTCCGCTTGCGATCGATCACTTCCGCTATTTCGCGGGCTGCATCCGCGCCCAGGAAGGCACGATCGGCGAAATCGATAACGATACCGTCGCCTATCACTTCCATGAACCACTCGGTGTCGTCGGTCAGATCATCCCGTGGAACTTCCCGATCCTGATGGCCGCGTGGAAACTTGCACCGGCGCTTGCTGCCGGCAATTGCGTCGTGTTGAAGCCGGCCGAACAGACCCCGGCCTCCATTCTCATCGTGATGGAGCTGATCGAAGATCTGCTGCCGCCCGGCGTCCTCAACATCGTCAACGGCACCGGCCTTGAAGCTGGCAAGCCGCTGGCCCAGAGCAACCGCATCGCCAAGATCGCCTTTACCGGCTCTACCTCGGTCGGCAAGGAAATCATGCGGTATGCGGCCGACAACGTGACCAACATCACGCTGGAGCTGGGCGGCAAATCGCCGAACATCTTCTTTGCCGATGTGATGAATGAGGACGATGCCTTCCTCGACAAGGCGCTCGAAGGTTTTGCCTTCTTCGCACTGAACCAGGGGGAGGTCTGCACCTGCCCATCCCGCGCGCTGGTGCATGAATCGATCTATGACCGGTTCATGGAAAAGGCGATCAAGCGCGTGCAGGCCATCAGCCAGGACGATCCGCTCAACCCGTCGACGATGCTGGGCGCACAGGCCTCGCAGGAACAGTTCGACAAGATCATGAGCTATCTGGAGATCGGCAAGAAGGAAGGCGCAAAGGTTTTGACTGGCGGTGATCGCAAGACGCTGACGGGCGACCTGAAGGACGGTTACTATATTCAGCCAACCGTTTTTGAGGGCAACAACAAGATGCGGATTTTCCAGGAGGAAATCTTCGGTCCTGTCGTTTCTGTCACCACCTTCAAGACAGTGGAGGAAGCGCTCGAAATCGCCAATGACACGGTTTACGGTCTCGGCGCAGGCGTCTGGAGCCGTGACACCAATATCGCTTACCGCGCCGGGCGGGGCATCGAAGCGGGTCGCGTGTGGACGAATTGCTATCACGTCTATCCGGCGGGTGCTGCGTTTGGTGGTTACAAGCAGTCCGGCATCGGTCGCGAGACCCACAAGATGATGCTCGATCATTACCAGCAGACCAAAAACCTGCTCGTCTCTTACAGCCCGAACAAGGTCGGCTTCTTCTGAGGTCCTCCCCGGAAGCCGGCGAGGGTATGGTGCCAGGTCGCCGGCGTGTTCCCAGGGGCTTCTGCTCCTGGGAACCCGGATCGGAGTTAAGGCAAAGCAAAAGGCTGGAGGATTTCACCTCCGGCCTTTTGTTGCAGCTTATGCTGCGTAACGCTGGTCCTGCGGGCGGGTATGACCAACCGAGAATTGGGCAACCTGTTCGGTGAGGCCGTCAGCTTCACTTGCCAGCGAGAAGGCCGATGCCGTCGTTTCTTCCACCATCGCGGCATTCTGCTGCGTGACATGGTCAAGTTCGTTGACGGAGGCGTTGATCTCGCTGAGGCGGCCGGATTGTTCGCGCGATGCCGTGGCGATTTCCCCGATCTGGTCGTTGACCGACTGGATGCGCTTCTGGATTTGCTCGAGGCTTTCACCGGTCTTCAACACCAGCGCCACGCCGCTTTCCACATCGCCGGCGGAGGTGGCGATCAGCGTCGTGATGTCACGGGCGGCGGCTGCCGATTTCTGGGCCAGTTCGCGAACCTCCTGCGCCACGACCGCAAAGCCCTTTCCGGCTTCCCCGGCACGGGCGGCTTCCACGCCTGCATTCAGCGCCAAAAGGTTGGTCTGGAAGGCAATCTGGTCAATGACGTCGATGATCTGGCGGATTTTGGCCGACGAGGTCTCGATGCGCTCCATGGCGACGATCGCTTCTTTAACGACTGCCGTGGACTTGTGGGCGTCCTGCATCGTGCCCGCCGTGGCCTCGACGGCGACATTGCAGCGCGATAGCGAAACGTTGACAGCCTGTGTCATGTCAGCGAGCGCGGCGGCCGCTTCTTCAAGGGCCGCGGCCTGACGTTCGGTGCGCCGGGACAGGTCTTCCGATGCGCTCTTCAATTCGCCGGAGCCGGAACGGATGGCGTTCGCGCTTTCGCCGATATTGGCGATCGTCGCTTCCAGTCCGGCCATGGAATTGTTGAAGTCGATGCGCAGGTGATCGAGCGACGGCACGAAGGATTTCTCGATGCGAAGATCGAGCCTGCCGGCGGCAAGATTGGCAAGACCGGTCGCCAGTGCATCGACCGCTTCTTCCAGTTCCTTTGCGCTTCGCGCCTTTTCCATTTCGCGCTGGGCGCGTTCCTCGTCCAGTTCTTCGCCCTTGCGATGGGCTTCTTCTTCCATACGCTGCTTGTCGAGAATGCCCTGGCGGAAGGATTCCAGCGCGCGCGCCATGGTGCCGATTTCATCGCCGCGGGAAACGGCCTTGATCTCGATGTTGTTCTCGCCGCCGTTGAGGCGTTCCATCAATCCGGCAAGCCCGGTCAACGGTTTGGTGAGGCTGGCGGACACGAAAATGCCAATCAGCGTCATGATCGCCAGCACCGCCAGTGTTGCGGCGGTCGCCCAGAAAGCGAGATCATTGGCAGCTGCCAGAACCTTGCTCTCCTGCTGGCCGATCGCCAGAAGATGCTTCTGGCCAAAGACGGTGACGGGGCGGT
This genomic interval from Agrobacterium tumefaciens contains the following:
- a CDS encoding helix-turn-helix domain-containing protein, whose translation is MPTDIAHAERVYETARHRSAAASSPIVASWRRCMVKHRLAPEENRKPIFLSEAEFRRARESAAGLIAESTDELDRIFHSVGKSGCCLLLTDAQGVALERRGAAGDDRDFRSLGLWSGAVWSEESVGTNGIGTALVDERSVVVYRDQHFFTSNTELCCTTAPIRDHTGRVTGALDISTCRDDINEMTFSFVTQAVKDAAQRIEGNLFRRAFPGARIVVVPSGFGTALSLLAVDQDDLVLGATRAARLALKLDDIRIAQGVPAADILQEQRHDSGSDLAEAERSALRRVLSRTNGNVTQAASLLGISRATLHRKMKKFDVH
- the adh gene encoding aldehyde dehydrogenase, which gives rise to MNIQVQQKAGEAPFKLKYGNYIGGKWVEPKSGRYMDNLSPVTGHKICEVPRSDAADIEFALDAAHKARDKWGKTSITERSNILLKIAQRIEDNLDLIARAETWDNGKPLRETTNADIPLAIDHFRYFAGCIRAQEGTIGEIDNDTVAYHFHEPLGVVGQIIPWNFPILMAAWKLAPALAAGNCVVLKPAEQTPASILIVMELIEDLLPPGVLNIVNGTGLEAGKPLAQSNRIAKIAFTGSTSVGKEIMRYAADNVTNITLELGGKSPNIFFADVMNEDDAFLDKALEGFAFFALNQGEVCTCPSRALVHESIYDRFMEKAIKRVQAISQDDPLNPSTMLGAQASQEQFDKIMSYLEIGKKEGAKVLTGGDRKTLTGDLKDGYYIQPTVFEGNNKMRIFQEEIFGPVVSVTTFKTVEEALEIANDTVYGLGAGVWSRDTNIAYRAGRGIEAGRVWTNCYHVYPAGAAFGGYKQSGIGRETHKMMLDHYQQTKNLLVSYSPNKVGFF
- a CDS encoding methyl-accepting chemotaxis protein translates to MPGVNPTAVKTKSLSIKAKFAALVTGATLVSCLSVGLLSYEMGKSGLIDASEIRLDTVAGNQSKQLDAYTLRVEQSISELSQNAAIAQALETMTTVVPTEKDAIIEAFRRDGVSEEERASFNGEGLRLLYAIRHATINAAIASVWRNTRVSDIYVIDKNGLIIYSVTKGKNFLTNVAEPQNAALKDLFQRIEAGKDGVISTTGFSGGENDSAMVGMPLAVSNWGQLQRKGAVVMRISADRIGAVVTPEETGKSIDDAVLLSTEGKRRAGVLSGGPDAAVSKNLAALAGANDAGMVLAKTSAGNIFYAYRPVTVFGQKHLLAIGQQESKVLAAANDLAFWATAATLAVLAIMTLIGIFVSASLTKPLTGLAGLMERLNGGENNIEIKAVSRGDEIGTMARALESFRQGILDKQRMEEEAHRKGEELDEERAQREMEKARSAKELEEAVDALATGLANLAAGRLDLRIEKSFVPSLDHLRIDFNNSMAGLEATIANIGESANAIRSGSGELKSASEDLSRRTERQAAALEEAAAALADMTQAVNVSLSRCNVAVEATAGTMQDAHKSTAVVKEAIVAMERIETSSAKIRQIIDVIDQIAFQTNLLALNAGVEAARAGEAGKGFAVVAQEVRELAQKSAAAARDITTLIATSAGDVESGVALVLKTGESLEQIQKRIQSVNDQIGEIATASREQSGRLSEINASVNELDHVTQQNAAMVEETTASAFSLASEADGLTEQVAQFSVGHTRPQDQRYAA